One window from the genome of Rhodococcus sp. ABRD24 encodes:
- a CDS encoding SHOCT domain-containing protein: protein MMWWNDGMGYGMGWGGWALMILVMVLFWTLVVVGVMALFRTMREDRRTPPDPKRPSGQQILDERFARGEIDAEEYRIRTDQLRTGK, encoded by the coding sequence ATGATGTGGTGGAACGATGGCATGGGCTACGGAATGGGATGGGGCGGTTGGGCGCTGATGATCCTCGTCATGGTGCTCTTCTGGACGCTGGTGGTCGTCGGGGTGATGGCGCTGTTCCGCACCATGCGCGAGGATCGCAGAACTCCTCCGGACCCGAAACGTCCGAGCGGCCAACAGATCCTCGACGAACGCTTCGCGCGGGGTGAGATCGATGCCGAGGAATACCGCATCCGCACAGACCAGTTGCGCACCGGGAAGTGA